The proteins below come from a single Chrysoperla carnea chromosome 1, inChrCarn1.1, whole genome shotgun sequence genomic window:
- the LOC123291021 gene encoding charged multivesicular body protein 5, whose protein sequence is MNRLFGRGKDKAPPPNLTDVISGVDSRADEIEKKVQRLEAELRKYKDQMAKMREGPAKNSVKAKAMRVLKQKKAYEQQVEGLRNQSFNMEQANYATQALKDTQNTVAAMKHGAKAMKQEFKKINLDDIEDAQDDLADLLEQADEVQEALGRTYGVPDVDEDELAAELDALGDEIALDDDTSYLDDVVKAPEAPDKDPSKDVGVPSGLRNKDGVLVDEFGLPQINSAH, encoded by the exons ATGAATCGATTGTTTGGAAGAGGAAAAGATAAAGCTCCACCACCAAATTTAACTGATGTTATTTCTGGG GTGGATTCTCGTGCAGATGAAATTGAAAAGAAAGTTCAAAGATTAGAAGCTGAGCTACGAAAATATAAAGATCAAATGGCAAAAATGCGTGAGGGCCCAGCTAAAAATTCAGTCAAGGCAAAAGCAATGCGTGTTTTAAAGCAAAAGAAAGC TTATGAACAACAAGTGGAAGGTTTAAGAAATCAATCATTTAACATGGAACAAGCAAATTATGCAACTCAAGCATTAAAGGATACACAAAATACGGTGGCTGCAATGAAACATGGTGCTAAAGCTATGaaacaagaatttaaaaaaatcaatctcgATGACATTgaa gATGCACAAGATGATTTAGCCGATTTACTAGAACAAGCCGATGAAGTACAAGAAGCACTAGGTCGTACATATGGTGTACCCGATGTCGATGAAGATGAATTAGCTGCCGAATTGGATGCATTAGGTGATGAAATTGCACTAGACGATGATACAAGTTACTTAGATGATGTTGTTAAAGCACCAGAAGCTCCCGATAAGGATCCATCTAAAGATGTAGGTGTACCAAGTGGCCTTCGAAATAAg GATGGTGTTCTAGTAGATGAATTTGGATTGCCACAAATAAATAGTGCCCattag